ATCGTAAAGCCCAACTGCAGTATTCAAATATCCGTGATGTCCCGCTAAATGCGTACGGGCCTCCAGGTAATTGGCTTCAGGGGATGCTTCCATAGAAAGCTGCTGTTCAAATTCAGCCGCCCATAAATCCCGGTCGTACCAGCGGCTTTGTAGTGCAAATCGCTCGCTGCTAGTGCTTTGTTCGCTGTTGTCGCTATAGAGATTAGCGGTGTGTTGCCAGTGTTTGGAGCGCATTCGGAACTGGAATTCCAGACTGGTGTATTGATCGCCGTCTGCATCACTGTGGGACAGAGTGGCGTTGCCGAGCCAGCGGGTGCTCTTAAAAATGGGGTGGCGGAACTCCAGGGTTTTTAACTTCTGGGCACTGCTCAGTGAATCGCCGTTGTCGATACTGCCGGGGAGTTGGTTTTGGTCCCGCTCGCTGAATCTTAGGGATAGCTGTCCGCCCAATATTGCTGTGCGCAAACTCAGACTTGTTTGGGAATAGCTGCCCGGCAGCAATGTATATTTATCGTTATTGAACGGCGTTTTATTGGCATCCAGCTCGGTTTTTACTGCACTAAAAGTCCCGTAGGGCATTTTAAGTAATGCCTGCAATCGGTATCCACTGCGTCCATCACCGGATGTCACCAAGCTTGGGGAGACTTCAACGCCTTCGCCAATCCAGCGACCGCCGACTTCCAACAATTGCTGCTCCTCGGTTGCGGCACCAGAAACAAAAAGACCCAATCCGGTCGTTAAACGGCGTGCGATAGAGGCCGTAATAATTCCATCGTCGTAGTGGTCCGGCAGAGTATCGTCCCAAAAACTGCGGGTGGGCAAACCTGCCTGCAAGCTCCAAAACCACTCGCCTGGGGCTGGCAATAGCGAATCCTTGGCAAAGAATTCGATATGCCGGCTTAATACCCGCCCCGCTTCATCGTAGGTGCGCACCTCAATGTCGTAGGCGCCGTGGGGTAGGGTAGAGGTGTTTAACAGGCGGTTGCCGGCCTCCAGTAGTTCAGTGTGGATAAGTCGCTCATCCTGATATACCTCGACTCTACCGCGCACCGGCATATTAATTTCAACCGGCGCTCCCTGTTGATAACTGATATCGGTTCGGGTGCGCTGGGAAGTGCGTAGCTCTACGCCATAGATCGCTTCCTGGGGCCGGAAATAGCCAAAGCCACCCTGGGGTTGTAAAAGGCCGGCCGAATAGGCTTGCCCCCGAAAATCCCGACTCCAATACAGGCTATGGATCCGGCTGTCCTGCTCTGAGGCTGCAGACCATTGTGAATGCAGAGCGCTCTCACCAAAGCTTACTATGGTGTTGCCATTTAATGCAGCGCTATAGCTGTCCGGGCCCCAATCACTTTCAACCCCACTCCAGGAACCGCTCAGGTTTTGCACGATAGAGAAGTCAGAACTCGCTTCCGGCAGATAAGGATCATTGATTGCCGCTTGTTGCGGCAACAGCT
This DNA window, taken from Microbulbifer sp. MKSA007, encodes the following:
- a CDS encoding TcfC E-set like domain-containing protein — protein: MAGRHLGRLALALCLVQASCPDTLAATAATFLLETSAPEGFDDLTEPQQLVVDLYYGGREIGAAQVTIDPRFVRFDSPSEVLELLPEVRDTERILSILERPQTRNSHHVCRSNRQIGCGYLMPSEFAVIYDEQLYRLDLFFSQELLPQQAAINDPYLPEASSDFSIVQNLSGSWSGVESDWGPDSYSAALNGNTIVSFGESALHSQWSAASEQDSRIHSLYWSRDFRGQAYSAGLLQPQGGFGYFRPQEAIYGVELRTSQRTRTDISYQQGAPVEINMPVRGRVEVYQDERLIHTELLEAGNRLLNTSTLPHGAYDIEVRTYDEAGRVLSRHIEFFAKDSLLPAPGEWFWSLQAGLPTRSFWDDTLPDHYDDGIITASIARRLTTGLGLFVSGAATEEQQLLEVGGRWIGEGVEVSPSLVTSGDGRSGYRLQALLKMPYGTFSAVKTELDANKTPFNNDKYTLLPGSYSQTSLSLRTAILGGQLSLRFSERDQNQLPGSIDNGDSLSSAQKLKTLEFRHPIFKSTRWLGNATLSHSDADGDQYTSLEFQFRMRSKHWQHTANLYSDNSEQSTSSERFALQSRWYDRDLWAAEFEQQLSMEASPEANYLEARTHLAGHHGYLNTAVGLYDDDEGRAINYLGGFSTNLIATKNSLNWGGEQNLQSAVIVNIEGSEDKDFEVLVNGSRRGYAKGGTTSVINLPAYRSYDLSLRPLEEGFFDYRETSETITLYPGNVGASSYQILPQILVLGRLTSLGQGLANTEVIIGEHSAKTDQYGVFQMEFHGEHNTILNTEVRWGNCKASIEATSSGDSWLNLGTIEESEAKCQTGQIAEVSRVHN